The Sphingopyxis fribergensis DNA segment GGTATTACCATGGCAGCCATGACCTCGCTGACCCGTATCTCCCGCCTCGCGCTAGCCGCGGCCCTCCTCATTCCAACGGCTGCGCACGCCAGCGAGCTCACGCCCGAACAAATGGCCTGGTATCGCGCCCAGATGGGTCTGGCGGCCACTTCCGGGCCACCGCCGTCGACGAGTTCGGTTGGCGACGCCGTGATGGAATGGCGGCGGCTGACCGCGAATACCGGCGCGTCCTTCGACCAGCTTTCGCGCTTCCTGATGGCGAACAAGGGCTGGCCCGACGCCGAAAAAATGCGTTCCCGCGCCGAAAAAGCGATCTCGCTCGACAGCTATGATCCGCAGCGTACCCTTGCCTATTTCCAGACTTATCCGCCGCAAACTGCGAGCGGCCAGCTCCGCTACGCGCTCGCGCTCAATGCGTCAGGCCGCCGCGAAGATGCCGCCGCCGCAGTGCGCCGCGCATGGACCAGCGGGCCGCTCGACGATTATGAAACGAGCCGCGCGCTCGGCATGTTCCCCGGCGCGATCACGCTTGCCGACCATGACGCGCGAATGGACAAGCTGCTCTGGCTCGGCGCGACCTCGGCGGCGAGCCGCCAACTCGCCTACACCTCGCCAGAGAAACGCAATGTATTCGCGGCGCGGCTCGCGATGCGCAGCAAGGCGGTCGACGCCGCCTTCCAGGCATCGGCGGTCGAAAGCGCGAACCCGTCGCTGACGCGCACCGACCCCGGCTATATCACGGACAAGGCGACCTGGCTGCGGACATCAGGCCGCGTTGGCGAAGCGCGGGCTCTGCTCGCCGCGCCGCGATCGCTGGCAAAGGCGCCGACCGATCCCGAAGAATGGCTCGAAACCTTGCTCACCAACGCGCGGCAGGCCGATGCCGGCGGCGACAAGACGACCGCCTATAATATCGCACGCCAGCTCGACGACGCCTTTCCGGCGGGGACGGTGATCCGCGAGACGCCGCTCGGCGTACGCGACGATTATACGTCGCTCGCCTGGCTTGCGGGGCAACTCGCATATAAGGACCTTCGCCGGCCGGCCGAAGCGGTGAAGCTCTATCGCGCCTATGGCGAAGCTGCGCGTTCGGCGCAGACGCGTACCAAGGGCTTTTACTGGGCGGGCCGCGCCGCGCTCGCTGCTGGCGACGCTGCCACTGCGAACGCGCATTTCGCTGACGCAGCGCAGCATTATGACCAGTTCTACGGACAATTGGCACTGGAACGGCTGAACCGTCCGCAGCCCAAGCCGACGCCCGACCCGACAATTCAGGTTGGCAGCGCCGAACAGCGCGCATTCGAAGACGACCGGCTGGTACGTGCCGCGCGTGCGCTCGGCGAAATCGGTGCGTGGCGCGAGCAATCCGCGTTCCTGCGAGCATTGGCGCAAAAGGCCAGCTCGCCTGCGGATCATGTGCTCGCCGGCAAGCTGGCGTCCCAGATCGGGCGCCCCGACCTTGGCGTGATGATCGGCCGCAGCGCGCAGGCTAACAGCCTCGACGCAGTCGAGGTATCGGGTTTTCCGACGGTGCGTGTTCCCGCCGGGCATGAAAGCAACTGGACCTTCATCCATGCGATCACGCGGCAGGAAAGCCAGTTCGACCGGCAGGCAATCAGCCACGCCGGCGCGCGCGGGATGATGCAGCTGATGCCGGGCACCGCGAACGAGGTCGCAGGCAAACTCGGCCTGTCTTATAACCGCGACCTGCTGACATCCGATACCAATTACAACATGATGCTCGGCTCGACCTATTTCCAGCAGATGCTGCGTTACTTCGGCGGCAGCTACCCGCTCGCTGTCGCGGCGTACAACGCCGGGCCGGGAAATGTGAACAAATGGCTCCGCGCCAATGGCGATCCGCGCACGGGCTCGATCGAAATGATCGACTGGATTGAGGCGATCCCGATCTTCGAGACGAAAAATTATGTCCAGCGCGTGCTCGAGAACGCCGTCGTTTACGACACGCTGCGCGACGGCAGCGGCGCGCGCGCGCAGGCGCCGCTCAGCTTCTATCTCGGCAAACGGACGCCCGGCTGACACCCGATGACGGGGGAGAAAACGAATATCATCAGCCCGGCGGGCTTCGCCGCGCTGCGCGCCGAATATGACGCGCTGCTCGGCGGCGAGCGGCCGAAGCTGGTCGAAGTGATCAGTTGGGCCGCCGGCAATGGCGACCGCAGCGAAAACGGCGACTATATCTATGGCCGCAAGCGGCTACGCGAAATCGACCGGCGCCTCTCCTTCCTCGCGCGGCGCATGAAAGCGGCGCGGGTCGTCGATCCTGCCGAGCAGCCCGACAAGAGCCGCATCTGGTTCGGCGCGACGGCCGAGCTCGCCGACGACGATGACGCGCGGCGTATCGTCACGCTGGTCGGCGATGACGAGGCCGAGGCGGGCGAAGGCCGGATCGGCTGGAACAGCCCTCTCGCCCGCGCACTGCGCGGCGCCGCGATCGGCGATCTGCGTACAGTACAGCTACCCGCCGGGCCGAAAGAATGGGAAGTGATGTCGGTCAGCTATCCCTCGAACTGATGTTCGCCCTTCTCGCCGCCACTGAAGACCGATATGCAGAAAAAAGGGCGCGGAAGCTTGCTGCCGCGCCCTTTTCCGCTGAGGTTCGCGATGCTTAGCTAGCGGGTTTGTCCGGAGCGGGCGTCGCGGCGTCGGCGGTTGCATCGGCCTGCGGTGCCGGCGCGCCGGTGGCCTGCGCGACGGCGGAAGCGAACTGCTCGGCGGTGTAGGCCGCAGCAAGGCCCGCGGGCGACATCAGGAAGGCGCTCCGCGGCAGGCTGACATCATCGCCAGCCGCCGTCGTCACGACGACGGTCGCGGCGCTGGCCGATTTCACCTTGCCCAAGACGGCAGCGCCCTTGAGGCTGCGGACATCGGCACCTGGGACAAGCGCAGTGGCAACCGCAGCGTCATTGGCGGCGGCGGCGGTGTTCACTTCGGCCATCGCCGCAGCAAACTGATCGGCGGTGAAGCTGGTTGCAAGGCCGGCCTGACCGACGAAAAAAGCGTTGCGCGGCAATTTGACGTCGCCGGTCGGGGTGGTGAGCACGACGCCATCGGCCGCGGCGAGCTTTACTTTGCCAAGAATGGCGGTGCCGTTGGCGCTACGAACATCGGCGCCCGGCTGAAGCGCAGCCGTCAGCTTGGCATCGCTGCCTGCGGCAGCCTGATCGACCGCAGCGACCACCTGTGCTTTGGTGGCACCGATCGTCGGACCCTGTTCCAATTTGCCAAAGGCGTTGCTGGGGAGCGTAACCTGCTTGCCCTCGCCCAGGTCGACGACGACATTGGCACCTTGCGCGCTGGAAATAGTGCCGAGTTCGGCGCCTGCGGAATCAAAAACCTTGGTGCCGACCGATAAATCAACGGTGGCAGCGGCGGCGTCCTGGGCCGTTGCGGGGGCTGCCACAAGCGCGGCGCTGCCAAGGGAAAGAGTTGCGATTAAGCCTGCGAATTTCCGCATTGCCTGTGGTCTCCTTTAGAATGTCGGAACGAGAGGGTCGCCTTTTGAACGCGCATGGGCAGCAAAGGACACGCCAATGCCGTCGAAACGTGGCAAAGCTGGGACGAATTGAGTTTATGGTCGGGCGATTGCCATGATGTCGCCTGCCGCTGCGCTCTTCTCGTTGCGGGCGGCGTGACTGCGGCGATGCGAAATAGCCCTCCCGCCGATCAGGGCTGCAACAGCGCCGGGATGATCCAGATCGCCGACAGGACGATCACCACCGCGATCAACGAAAATCCTAGCACATAGCGAACGTTGTGGCCCTTTACCCCGCCGCTCGCCTCTGTCTCGTTCACTTCGACATGTTCATCGACGACTTTCATGATGCGGTTCCCTTTCAACTGGTTCGTTTAGAACGCCGCCCGCACGCGGGCGTTCCGCGCAGGGTGTTGGGGAGAATATTGCCAGAGGGTCTGTAAGCCGGGTTCTGTCCATCCCCTTGCGGGGACTGGGCGATCATTCCTCTAGGCGAACGGTTACCCGAACGCTCAAGCAGTCAACCCGGACGGCTGGGCCGGAATCAGCCCTGAGTTGCCTCGTACCGTCCCTATTCGACCTTGCTCCCGGTGGGGTTTGCCGTGCCGCGCCTGTTACCAGCCGCGCGGTGCGCTCTTACCGCACCCTTTCACCTTTCGCCGGGCCGAAGCCTTTGGCGGTCTACTCTCTGTGGCACTTTCCCTGAACCTGGCCGAAGCCCGATCCGCCGGACGTTATCCGGCACCGTGATTTCCGTGGAGCCCGGACTTTCCTCCCCCGGCGGGATACCCCACCGGCGGCGATCGCCCAACCCTCTGGCGGGATCGAGTATAGCCCTCCTTGGGCGCTTTGACGAGGAATCAATTGCCCTCGGGTTGCGGCAACAGCAGCGCGAGCAGGATCGCGCGGCATTCGCCGCAGATCGTGCCGTCGATCAGTTCGGGACGAAAGCGCCGCTGGAACGCCACCGTCGCCGCAAAACCGTCGGTCACGTCATATCCGAACCGTTCGAGCGCGAGCAGAAAGCCCGCGTCGGTCCACAGCGGATCGGTGAGCTTCTTGGTCGGGCGCGGCAGCGCGAGGCGGCGGCGCGCGAGTTCTTCCCACGGGAAAAGCTCGCCCGGATCCTGCTTGCGCGTCGGAGCAACGTCCGAATGGCCGACGACATTGCCGCGCGTGATCGAATAGCGATCCTTGATCATGTGGACGAGACGGACGACCGAGGCGACCTGCGGGTCGGGGAACGGGACATAGCCCCATTCATGCCCCGGATTGACGATCTCGATCCCGACGCTCGCCGAATTAATGTCGCTGATGCCGCGCCAGTGCGATTTTCCCGCATGCCACGCGCGCTTGTCCTCAGGCACCATATGCGTAATCTGCCCGTCCTCGCTGACCACATAGTGCGCCGACACTTTCGCTTCCGGATTGGCCAGCCAATCAATGGCTTCGGCGCCGCTTTTCATACCTGTATAATGCAGCACGATCATCGAGATGGGCAGCGCGCGCTCGTCGAAATTGGGAGACCAGCGTTCGATAAAATCGCTCATACGCTTTTGGGGGTCCGTCCTGTACTTGCCAACCCATCGATTGCGCCAGTGGGGCGCAAAAAGCAAGGTCAGGCAGCGGCGCGGCGCACCTGCTGGTCGGCGGGCTCATAGAGGCCGCGTAATCGCGGGCTGGCGACGAACTGGTCGGTCTGGCCCAATACGGTTTCGCCCGCACCAAGCACAAGGAAGCTTTGCGGCGCCGCCATTGCACGGAGCCGGGCAAAGGCTTTCTGGCGCATCGGCGCGGAGAAATAGAGCAGCAGGTTACGGCAAAAGATCAGGTCGGCGGAACTCGCGAGCGGCGGCCGGTCGACGAGCATATTCTGCACCGAAAAATCGACGCGGCGGCGCAGGTCCGCCTTGGCGAGCCATCCGCCGTCGGTCTGGTCGAACCAGCGGACCATGCGCTGAACGGGCAGCCCGCGCTGAATCTCGAACTGGCTGTAGAGCCCGACGCGCGCCCGCGAAATCGCGTGATAGCTGACATCGGTGCCGACGATATCGACCTGCCAGCCCGCCCATTTTGCCCCTTGCTCGGCGATCAGCATCGCGAGCGAATAGGCTTCCTGGCCGGTCGACACACCGCAATGCCACACGGTCAGGCGGCGGCGCAGCTTGTTGATCTCGCGGATTTGCTCAAGTGCGGTCGCAGCTATTTCATCGAACACGCTATATTCGCGGTAAAAATAGGTTTCGTTGTTGAGCATCGCGTCGACGGTGTCGTCGAGCAATTGGCGGCTGTTCGACGTAACGAGCGCCGCGACGAGCGCGTCGAGGTCGGCGATACCGTGGCGCTGCATCACCGGTTTCAGCGACATTTCGATCCGCCAGATTCGGTTCGGCGACAGCGTTTGCCCGGTCCGCGATTCGAGTACCCCCATCAACACGCGATACGCCGATTCGCTGGCGGTCGCGCCCATCATGACTTGCGGCGCCCCGGAAGGAAGCTGCCGAGCATCAGCGCGATCGCGTCCGGGTTGAGCGTCGCCGCGGCAATTCCCGCTTTCGCGACCGCGCCTGGCATCCCCCAGATCACGCAGCTTTCGGGGGCCTGTGCAAAAATTGTGCCGCCGGCCGCTTTGAGCCGCGCCGCGCCGATCACCCCGTCGCGGCCCATGCCGCTGAGGACGACCGCTACGCCGCCCTTGCCATAGACGTCGGCAACCGAATCGAGCATCGGATCGGCCGATGGGCAGCAGCCATTGTCCATCACGCGGCGGTCGAGCGCGATTTCGCGGCGGCGACCGTTGGCGACGACAATCAGATGGGCGTCGCCAGGGGCGAGATAGATGCAGCCGCGCTCGACGACCATTCCCAGCTCGGCAACGCAGACGCGGCGCGTGGTCATCGTCGCGATCTGCTTGGCGTAAAATTCCATGAACGCGTCGGGCAGATGCTGGGTGAGGAGGATCGGCGCGGTGATGCGCGGGTCCAGATTAGCGAGGAAATTGGCGAAGGCGGGAATGCCCCCGGTCGATGCCGCGACCGCGATGCATTCGATCGGCTGGTCGGTGTCGATCGCGAGCGCCGCGGCGGGTGCGGGAGCCGGACGCTCGGCGACCGGGATCGGCGCCGGAAAATCGCGTCGATGGCCGAGCGTCATGATCCGTTCGGTCAACACTTCGGCGAAACGGCCCGAGAAGCTGCCGCGACCCGGCTTGGCGAGCGTGTCGCTCGCGCCGAGCGCCAGCGCGTCGATCGCCGCCGGACCGCCCTCGACGCAGTTCGAGGACAGGATGAGGACGCGCGCCTTTTCGGCGCGCTCCAATATATGCGGCAACGCATCGATGCCGTTCATTCCGGGCATTTCGATATCGAGCACAACGACATCGACGGGCTCGCGCGCCAGATAGTCGAGCGCGTCATGCGCAGAGGCGACCGATGCGCAAATCTTTAAGCCCGCGCGCTGGTCGACGATCCGCTCGAGGATGCTGCGGACGACAAGGCTGTCGTCGACGAGCATCACGCGCACGGTGCGGGCGGTCGGCTCGGGATCTTGTATCAGGGGTTGTGGACGGGCCACCTAAAACACCTCAACAGAAAACCTTAGGCAATGCCGACGAGCTGCAGCTTTCCTTCAAGCGTTTCGCGGTCGAACGGCTTCATGACATATTCGTCCGCGCCGGCCTCGATCGCCGCGCGGATATGGTCGATGCTGTTTTCTGTCGTGCAGAAAACGACGCGCGGCCGTTCTTCACGCCCGTAATCCAGGTCGTTGAACGCGCCGAGGAACTCCATGCCGCTCATCACGGGCATGTTCCAGTCGAGCAGGATGACGTCGGGACGATTGGCGCGGCAGAAGGTCAGCGCCTCTTGTCCGTCGGCAGCCTCCTCGACGGCAAAGGACATGCTTTCAAGGATATGGCGCGCGACCTTGCGAATGACTTTGCTGTCATCGACCACCAGACAAGATTTCGACATTCAATTTAACTCCGACCCCCGGGATTTGGGCATGTTTACGTTGAAGGCGTGTGCAGCCCGTTAATAAACGACCATATTCATGCCGCCTTTAAGGCCGGCAGCGTGATAAAATTGGATGGATCGACGACGAGCAGTGAAGCGCCCCGATGTTCGATCATCGCATCGGCGACGCGCGCCCAGCCGGGGAGCAGCTTTCCCGCGATGCGCGTCTCGGGCGCGTCGATGAAACAAACATCCTCGATCTCGTCGGCGAGCAGCGCATAACCATGTTCGGCGACGTCGACGACGATCACGCGCTGTCCCGGCGTCACCGGCACCGCGGGCAGTCCGATGACGACGTGCGGGTCGATGAGTGTGAAGACACGGCTGCGCAGCGCAAACAGCCCGGCGACATGCGGCGGCGCGGCAGGCACTTCGACCGGGACGCCGACGGTAACGACCGAATTGATCGCGCGGCTGCGGAGCGCAACGCGCGTGTCAGCGATGCGTGCGATCAGATAGAGTTTTTCCATCATGCGCGGTCTCCTCCGACCTGACGGCGCAATGCGTCGAGAAGCGCCTGGCGGTCATAACGATAGACGGTTTCGTCTTCCGGCCCCTTGGCGGCGATCGAAGTGCGTAGACGGATCACCGGCACCTCGCCATTGGCAGAACCCAAAACCGCCCCTTCGTCGGTGCAGCACAGCAGAACATCGGGCACTTCGTCCGACACATCATCGCCGAGGACGACGCGGTAACCGGCGCTCCGCAGGATCGGCGCGAGAAAATTGCCGCCCCAGCCGTCACGATCGTCGGCAACACGACATAGGGGCTGGCGCAGCGCGGGTGCAGGTGCACCGGCGGCATATTGTTCCATCAGCCAGAAGGGATCGATCAGCTCGACCGGATCGCCACCGACAAGCACGACGCCGGCGATCAGGCCGGGCGCCGCCGACGGCTGGACGGCATCGGGCAGACGGACGATATCGATCACCTCGGCGATCGGATAACAAAGAACCGCGCGGCCGTCGTAGAGGCGAAGCAGCTTCAGCGTCCCTTCGCCGCCCGGCAACGTCGCGGCATGGACGGGAAAGATGTCGTCGCCGATCTGTGCCTGGACGCGGCCCGCACTTTCGAACAGCGCCGATGCGGGCACTTCCTCGACGCGTTCGATGACCGACAGGCGGACCCCGCGGACGCGGCCGTTCATGTCGCGGAACAGCAGCAACTGCACGGCATTGCGCGCCGCCGCGGCCGCGGCGTCCGCTTCGGTCATCCGGTTATGGCTGCGGCCCGCTTCGCTCGCGTCGACCGCCGCGGCCGCCAGCAGCCCCTGGACATCGAGCAACAGGACGGGACGGCCGTTGTCGGGCAGCGTGGTGCCGGCATAGAGGCCCGTCGCCATGATCATCGGCGCCGCAGGCTTGATCACCAGTTCCTCGTGATCGTGGATCGCCGCGACACTCAGCGCATAGCTTTGCCCTTGCCCCGGCCGAACGATCACGAGCGCGCGGTCGTCGCTGTCGTCTTGCGCGTCGCGCGCGCGACCCAGTATATTTTCCAGCCGCAGGAGCGGAAATTGTTCACCGCGGACGGTCGCGAGTTCGCCGCCGCCCAGCTGATCGATACGCACCGTATCGCCGCCTTCGAGCAGGATCTCGCGCACCGCGCCGCGCGGGATTGCGAAATATTGTCCCGCCGCGCGCACCATCAGACCCGAAATGATCGTCAACGTCATCGGCACGCGGAGCAGGATCGTCAGGCCGCGCCCCTCATCGTTGCGCAGTTCGACGATGCCGCCGATCTTTTCGACATTCGCCTTGACGATATCCATGCCGACGCCGCGCCCCGAAACCGCAGTCACCTTCGCGGCGGTCGAGAAGCCTGGGCGGAAAATCAGCTCGAGTTTTTCTTTTGGCGTCAGCGCGCGCGCGTCGGTCGCGGTAACGACGCGCGACCCGATCGCCTTGGCAACGAGCGCTTCGGGCGAAAGCCCGCGGCCGTCGTCGCGCACCTCGATTTCGATCTGGTTGCCCGACTGGCGCGCTGACACCGAAATCGTCGCGGTGATATCCTTGTCGGCGGCAACGCGGTCCTCGAGCGATTCGATGCCATGATCGATCGCGTTGCGGACGATGTGGATCAAGGGATCGCGAATATTCTCCATCATTTCACGGTCAAGTTCGACTTCGCCGCCGCTCGTCTGGAACGCGATCTTCTTGCCCAAGTCCTTCGCGAGGTCGCGGACGATGCGCGGCAGCGGTGCAAACAATTTGTCGATCCGCTGCATGCGCATCTGGCTGACCGACTGGCGCATCCCGGCGATCGAGTCCGACAGGCGGTCGAACGAGGCGATCACCGACAGGTCGGCGCCCGATTCGCGCAGCATCCGCGCGAATTCATTGCGCGCCAGCACGATATCGGTAACGCCCGTCATCACGCTGTCGAGCAGTGGCAGCGGCACGCGGATCGAGCGCCAATTTTGCAATTCGGCCTGAAGATCATCCTCGCGGCGTAGCGGCACACCCGCGACCTCGATCACCGGTTCTTCGGAGGCATCTTCCGCCGCGAGGGCGCCGATGACATCGCGGTCGTCGCCCGCGGGCTCAACCCCCGTCTGACCCAGCGTCGTACAAAGATCGCCCAGCCGGTCGAGGATGCCGAGCACGCCGGTGACGAGCGCAGCATTCGCCGGACGATTGCCGCACCGCACTTGATCTAGCGCGTCTTCGGCGGCGTGCGACAATGCGGTGACGCGCGGCAAAGCGAGAAAGCCCGAGCTGCCCTTGATCGTGTGAACGAGCCGAAAAATGGCATCGAGCTGCGCGCGATCGGCAGGGTCCGCCTCCCACGCGACGATGGCCCCGCCGGCTTCGGCAAGGATTTCCGCCGTTTCGGCCAGAAAGTCGTTCAGCAGATCGTCCATCGCGGTACCGGTGCGCCCCAAAAACTGAGGTTCGACCATGCCCGACAATGGTTAAGGGAGGCTTTACCCGCGACCGCGGAGGACGGCTCCAACCAGCAGCGAGGTCGGTGTTTCGCGCGCCAGCATGACGGTGCCGTCATTCTGCCGCGCCACTGCCTGCACCAGCACTGCGGGCGCGGTGCGCGAGGTCATCGGGCTCGCGCCTTCGCCTTCGGCCAGGATGCGTTCGACATCGGCGTCGAGGAACATGCGCTCGGCCTCGACATGCAGCGCGATCTCGATGCCCCCATCCTTATCGGCGCCCTGCTTTTCGCAGCCGACATCGAGCCGCCCGCCGCGCACCAGCGCATCGACGAGGAGAAGCGACAGGTTGAGGATGATCTTCACCGCGGGCTTGGGCAGCGGATCGGTCCCGATCATCCAGTTCAGTTCGATCGCGCGGTCGCCGATGATCCCCTGGATCGCCGACTTCGCTTCGTCGGCCGGAACGAGTTCGCCGAAGCCGCCCGCCGACCCGAAAGCGAGGCGAAAAAACTTCAGCTTGTTCGCCGATGTCCGCGCGCTTTGTTCGAGCAGTTCGAAGCAACGCTCACGCATCGCCGGGTCTTTTTCGTCGGCGAGCAGTTCGAGGCCGTTGGCGAAGGCGCCGACGGGGCTCAGCAGGTCGTGACACAGGCGCGAGGCCAGCATCGAGGCAAAATCGACGCGATCGTCGGACATGGATGAAATGGCTCCCCAGCGCAGTCTCCGGACCTTTCCGGCACGGGCTGCTCCTACGGCACCAAAGCCGTCCAGGGCAAGCGCGATACGGCAAGGCGTGGCCCTTGAATTTCGCCGTCCAAAAACCACATTCCTCTCAATGCAGGGGGATGACGATATTTTGACCGTGGCGCTATCGGATAGCGCGGCCGGGTTGCGGCTCGACCGGGCCTTGGCCGAGGCGCTGCCCAGCCTGTCGCGCGAGCGCCTCAAGAGCCTGATCAAGGGCGGCCGCGTCGTCGATGCGAGCGGCAATATCCTTTGGGATCCCTCGGGAAAGGCGGCGGCGCCCACTACGATCGAGGTTCGCCTTCCCGCCGCCAAGCCCGCGCACAATGTCGCGCAAGACATGGGGCTGGTCATCGCATATGAGGACGAGCATCTAATCGTCATCGACAAGCCCGCGGGGATGGTCGTCCATCCCGCCGCCGGCAATCTCGACGGCACGATGGTCAACGCATTGCTGCATCACTGCGCGGGGCAATTGTCGGGGATCGGCGGCGTCGCGCGGCCGGGGATCGTGCACCGGATCGACAAGGACACGAGCGGGCTGATCGTCGCCGCCAAGCATGACAAGGCGCACGAAGGCCTGGCGAAGCAGTTCGCCGCGCACAGCATCGACCGCCGCTATCTCGCGCTCGCAACCGGACGGCCGATGCCCGCGAACGGGACGATCGATGCGGCGCTCGGCCGCTCGACGACGAACCGCAAGAAGATGGCGGTGGTCGCCGAAGGGCGCGGCAAGCATGCGATCACGCATTATCGCACGATCGAACCGCTGAAGGGTGCGGCTCTGGTCGAATGCCGGCTGGAAACCGGACGTACGCATCAGGTACGCGTTCACATGGCGCATATCGGCCATCCGCTGGTCGGCGATCCCGTCTATGGGCGCCAACGTAAACCTTTGTCTGATGTACTTAAGACCCGGAATTTCGTACGTCAGGCGTTGCACGCGGCCCATTTGGGTTTTATTCATCCGGTAACCGGTAACGAAATCGCGCTCGACAGCGAACTCCCAGCCGACATGCGGGAACTGCTCAACGAACTGCGCGTTTAGGTTTCGAATGAAAATCTATTTTGACCGCCAAGGCAAATGGCGGCACAATGATCACAGGATTTTAGGGAAGACACTCTCCTATGGCTAACAAAAGCAATGTTCCGGCCACGGTTCCAGCGCTCGGCGGTGAGGCGAGCCTGAACCGCTATCTGGCCGAAATCCGCAAATTCCCCCTGCTCACCCCCGAGCAGGAATATATGCTCGCGAAGCGATTCCAGGAGCATGGCGACAATGAGGCTGCGGCGCAGCTCGTCACTTCGCACCTCCGCCTCGTCGCGAAAATCGCGATGGGTTACCGCGGCTATGGCTTGCCGGTCAGCGAGCTGATCAGCGAAGGCAATATCGGCCTGATGCAGGGCGTGAAAAAATTCGACCCTGAACGCGGCTTCCGCCTCGCGACCTATGCAATGTGGTGGATCCGCGCCTCTATCCAGGAATTCATCCTGCGCTCTTGGAGCCTCGTCAAAATGGGCACCACTGCAGCGCAGAAGAAGCTGTTCTTCAACCTCCGCCGGATGAAGAACAACCTGGCGGCTTTCGAAGACGGCGACCTGTCGCCCGAAAATCTGACCAAGATCGCGACCGACCTGGGCGTCACCGAAGAAGAAGTCATCAGCATGAACCGTCGCATGTCGATGGGCGGCGACACTTCGCTGAACGTGCCGATGGGCGAGGATGGCGACAGCCAGTGGCAGGATCTGCTCGGCGACGAGGGCCCGCTGCAGGACGAACGCGTCGCCGAAGCGCAGGAGCGCGACGTGCGCCATTCCCTGCTCAATGAGGCGCTCGAATCGCTCAACGAGCGCGAACGCCACATCCTGACCGAACGTCGCCTGACCGACGATCCCAAGACGCTCGAAGACCTGAGCCAGGTTTACGACGTCAGCCGCGAACGCGTCCGCCAGATCGAAGTGCGCGCGTTTGAAAAGCTGCAAAAGGCGATGCTGAAGCTGGCGGGCGACCGGCGGTTGGTCGGGGCCTGATTTTTCCCTAAACAGCCGCTTGCCACTCGGTGGCAAGCGGCTAATTTGCCCGCATGGCAACTCCTCCCCGCGCGAAGAAGCGCAAGCTCCCCTGGTATCT contains these protein-coding regions:
- a CDS encoding lytic transglycosylase domain-containing protein → MAAMTSLTRISRLALAAALLIPTAAHASELTPEQMAWYRAQMGLAATSGPPPSTSSVGDAVMEWRRLTANTGASFDQLSRFLMANKGWPDAEKMRSRAEKAISLDSYDPQRTLAYFQTYPPQTASGQLRYALALNASGRREDAAAAVRRAWTSGPLDDYETSRALGMFPGAITLADHDARMDKLLWLGATSAASRQLAYTSPEKRNVFAARLAMRSKAVDAAFQASAVESANPSLTRTDPGYITDKATWLRTSGRVGEARALLAAPRSLAKAPTDPEEWLETLLTNARQADAGGDKTTAYNIARQLDDAFPAGTVIRETPLGVRDDYTSLAWLAGQLAYKDLRRPAEAVKLYRAYGEAARSAQTRTKGFYWAGRAALAAGDAATANAHFADAAQHYDQFYGQLALERLNRPQPKPTPDPTIQVGSAEQRAFEDDRLVRAARALGEIGAWREQSAFLRALAQKASSPADHVLAGKLASQIGRPDLGVMIGRSAQANSLDAVEVSGFPTVRVPAGHESNWTFIHAITRQESQFDRQAISHAGARGMMQLMPGTANEVAGKLGLSYNRDLLTSDTNYNMMLGSTYFQQMLRYFGGSYPLAVAAYNAGPGNVNKWLRANGDPRTGSIEMIDWIEAIPIFETKNYVQRVLENAVVYDTLRDGSGARAQAPLSFYLGKRTPG
- the greB gene encoding transcription elongation factor GreB; the protein is MTGEKTNIISPAGFAALRAEYDALLGGERPKLVEVISWAAGNGDRSENGDYIYGRKRLREIDRRLSFLARRMKAARVVDPAEQPDKSRIWFGATAELADDDDARRIVTLVGDDEAEAGEGRIGWNSPLARALRGAAIGDLRTVQLPAGPKEWEVMSVSYPSN
- a CDS encoding N-acetylmuramoyl-L-alanine amidase — encoded protein: MSDFIERWSPNFDERALPISMIVLHYTGMKSGAEAIDWLANPEAKVSAHYVVSEDGQITHMVPEDKRAWHAGKSHWRGISDINSASVGIEIVNPGHEWGYVPFPDPQVASVVRLVHMIKDRYSITRGNVVGHSDVAPTRKQDPGELFPWEELARRRLALPRPTKKLTDPLWTDAGFLLALERFGYDVTDGFAATVAFQRRFRPELIDGTICGECRAILLALLLPQPEGN
- a CDS encoding CheR family methyltransferase, whose amino-acid sequence is MMGATASESAYRVLMGVLESRTGQTLSPNRIWRIEMSLKPVMQRHGIADLDALVAALVTSNSRQLLDDTVDAMLNNETYFYREYSVFDEIAATALEQIREINKLRRRLTVWHCGVSTGQEAYSLAMLIAEQGAKWAGWQVDIVGTDVSYHAISRARVGLYSQFEIQRGLPVQRMVRWFDQTDGGWLAKADLRRRVDFSVQNMLVDRPPLASSADLIFCRNLLLYFSAPMRQKAFARLRAMAAPQSFLVLGAGETVLGQTDQFVASPRLRGLYEPADQQVRRAAA
- the cheB gene encoding chemotaxis-specific protein-glutamate methyltransferase CheB: MARPQPLIQDPEPTARTVRVMLVDDSLVVRSILERIVDQRAGLKICASVASAHDALDYLAREPVDVVVLDIEMPGMNGIDALPHILERAEKARVLILSSNCVEGGPAAIDALALGASDTLAKPGRGSFSGRFAEVLTERIMTLGHRRDFPAPIPVAERPAPAPAAALAIDTDQPIECIAVAASTGGIPAFANFLANLDPRITAPILLTQHLPDAFMEFYAKQIATMTTRRVCVAELGMVVERGCIYLAPGDAHLIVVANGRRREIALDRRVMDNGCCPSADPMLDSVADVYGKGGVAVVLSGMGRDGVIGAARLKAAGGTIFAQAPESCVIWGMPGAVAKAGIAAATLNPDAIALMLGSFLPGRRKS
- a CDS encoding response regulator, translated to MSKSCLVVDDSKVIRKVARHILESMSFAVEEAADGQEALTFCRANRPDVILLDWNMPVMSGMEFLGAFNDLDYGREERPRVVFCTTENSIDHIRAAIEAGADEYVMKPFDRETLEGKLQLVGIA
- a CDS encoding chemotaxis protein CheW is translated as MMEKLYLIARIADTRVALRSRAINSVVTVGVPVEVPAAPPHVAGLFALRSRVFTLIDPHVVIGLPAVPVTPGQRVIVVDVAEHGYALLADEIEDVCFIDAPETRIAGKLLPGWARVADAMIEHRGASLLVVDPSNFITLPALKAA